A part of Leifsonia xyli subsp. xyli str. CTCB07 genomic DNA contains:
- a CDS encoding DNA polymerase III subunit gamma and tau: MVTALYRRYRPDTFAEMIGQSQVTDPLTTALRTNRVNHAYLFSGPRGCGKTTSARILARCLNCAEGPTDIPCGVCPSCVELSRGGGGSLDVVEIDAASHNGVDDARDIRERAIFAPARDRYKIFILDEAHMVTPQGFNALLKIIEEPPDHVKFIFATTEPEKVIGTIRSRTHHYPFRLVPPALMLEYVQTLCDSEGITVAPGVLPLVVRAGGGSPRDTLSLLDQLMAGSEGSSIEYERAVALLGYTHAALLDEVVDAIAARDAAGAFAAVDRVIQTGQDPRRFVDDLLERLRDLIVVAATSVEGAAAVLRGVPADVLDTMGRQAMMFGAAELSRCADIVNAALTEMTGATSPRLHLELMVARVLVPSSDDTERGALARVERLERRVGVSDAAGGGPARGAALTAAAARSAPAPEPPAIRAAEPAPRAEPPARAEKAAPESDAVAEPQPESAPSIGPVTTQQVKDSWPQILDAVQRAKRSAWMVVFTAQVRALSDDVLTLSFPSDNDVQSFRQPPAPGTQGVSEYLRQAIVDILGIRVKFIARADGGSGSPGPGEPAASAAETWPGADGPGGAPHGGGGMAAGVPDRLAFEGPASGSPVSGRSAPGASPSATAPPGTSGSGVAATAAAEASGAAGAASRSAAAPSSRPVTEWATVAIPVAEPVGAASPVVTLERPGPAAVPAASRADSPTRGGTPLSDDVPPEETEPPFEPDVPEEPGEGGAGAPPPPLGSAPAPSTVPAPRTVRAPSTGVRPPAFQAPQRYGEAVVREILGATFLEEQPAPATPGMR, from the coding sequence GTGGTCACCGCTCTCTATCGCCGCTACCGGCCAGACACCTTCGCCGAGATGATCGGCCAGTCGCAGGTGACCGATCCGCTCACGACGGCGTTGCGCACCAACCGGGTGAACCACGCCTACCTGTTCTCCGGTCCGCGCGGCTGCGGCAAGACCACGTCCGCGCGCATCCTGGCCCGCTGCCTCAACTGCGCGGAGGGCCCCACCGACATCCCGTGCGGCGTCTGCCCCAGCTGCGTCGAGCTCAGCCGCGGCGGCGGCGGTTCGCTCGACGTGGTCGAGATCGACGCCGCGAGTCACAACGGTGTGGACGACGCCCGCGACATCCGCGAGCGCGCGATCTTCGCCCCGGCCCGCGACCGCTACAAGATCTTCATCCTGGACGAGGCCCATATGGTCACGCCCCAGGGCTTCAACGCGCTGCTGAAGATCATTGAGGAGCCGCCGGATCATGTCAAGTTCATCTTCGCGACCACGGAGCCGGAGAAGGTCATCGGCACTATCCGCTCCCGGACGCACCACTACCCGTTCCGGCTCGTCCCGCCCGCGCTGATGCTCGAGTACGTCCAGACCCTGTGCGACAGCGAGGGGATCACCGTCGCGCCCGGCGTGCTCCCGCTTGTTGTTCGCGCCGGCGGCGGCTCACCGCGCGACACGCTCTCGCTGCTCGACCAGCTGATGGCGGGATCCGAGGGCAGTTCCATCGAATACGAGCGGGCCGTCGCCCTCCTCGGCTACACGCACGCGGCCCTGCTCGACGAAGTCGTGGATGCGATCGCTGCCCGGGATGCGGCTGGGGCCTTCGCGGCCGTCGACCGCGTGATCCAGACCGGACAGGACCCGCGCCGCTTCGTGGACGACCTACTCGAACGCCTCCGCGACCTGATCGTCGTCGCGGCGACCAGCGTCGAGGGCGCTGCCGCTGTCCTCCGCGGCGTCCCCGCCGACGTGCTGGACACGATGGGCAGGCAGGCGATGATGTTCGGCGCGGCCGAGCTCAGCCGCTGCGCCGACATCGTCAACGCCGCGCTGACCGAGATGACCGGCGCGACCTCGCCACGCCTGCACCTGGAGCTCATGGTCGCCCGCGTGCTCGTGCCGTCGAGCGATGACACCGAGCGTGGTGCGCTGGCCCGGGTCGAGCGGCTGGAGCGCCGGGTGGGAGTGAGCGACGCCGCGGGCGGCGGACCGGCGAGGGGGGCGGCACTCACGGCGGCGGCGGCCCGCAGCGCGCCCGCGCCGGAGCCCCCAGCGATTCGCGCGGCGGAGCCTGCTCCCAGAGCGGAGCCGCCTGCGAGGGCGGAGAAAGCCGCACCGGAGTCGGATGCGGTGGCGGAACCACAGCCGGAGTCCGCCCCGTCCATCGGCCCGGTGACGACGCAGCAGGTCAAGGACTCCTGGCCGCAGATTCTGGATGCCGTCCAGCGCGCCAAGCGCAGCGCTTGGATGGTCGTCTTCACCGCACAGGTGCGTGCCCTCAGCGATGATGTGCTCACGCTGTCCTTCCCGAGCGACAATGACGTCCAGAGTTTCCGGCAGCCCCCGGCGCCGGGCACCCAGGGCGTCAGCGAGTACCTCCGCCAGGCCATCGTCGACATCCTGGGAATCCGGGTGAAGTTCATCGCCCGCGCTGACGGCGGTTCCGGCTCGCCGGGCCCGGGTGAGCCAGCGGCGTCTGCGGCCGAGACCTGGCCCGGGGCGGACGGCCCCGGCGGTGCGCCGCACGGGGGCGGGGGAATGGCGGCCGGCGTTCCCGATCGGCTCGCCTTCGAGGGGCCGGCCTCGGGATCGCCGGTTTCGGGACGGTCGGCGCCCGGTGCATCGCCGTCGGCGACGGCTCCCCCCGGGACCTCCGGCTCCGGTGTCGCAGCGACCGCTGCCGCGGAGGCGTCGGGAGCCGCCGGGGCGGCATCGCGCTCGGCCGCCGCGCCGTCCTCCAGGCCGGTGACGGAGTGGGCGACCGTCGCCATCCCCGTCGCGGAACCGGTGGGGGCGGCGTCCCCGGTCGTGACCCTCGAACGGCCCGGGCCCGCCGCTGTTCCGGCCGCATCCCGGGCCGACAGCCCGACCCGCGGTGGCACGCCTCTATCCGACGATGTGCCGCCGGAGGAGACCGAGCCGCCGTTCGAGCCGGACGTCCCGGAGGAGCCCGGCGAAGGCGGGGCGGGTGCCCCCCCTCCTCCTCTTGGCTCGGCTCCGGCTCCGTCCACCGTTCCGGCCCCGCGCACCGTCCGCGCACCGTCCACCGGCGTCCGGCCCCCCGCCTTCCAGGCCCCGCAGCGCTATGGCGAGGCCGTCGTCCGCGAGATCCTGGGGGCGACCTTCCTCGAGGAGCAGCCTGCTCCAGCCACCCCGGGGATGAGGTAG
- the recR gene encoding recombination mediator RecR, whose translation MYAGIVQELIDELGRLPGIGPKSAQRIAFHILQTEAFDVTRLAEVLLEVRDKVRFCEICGNVSEQATCSICRDPRRDPALICVVEEAKDVVAIERTREFRGLYHVLGGAISPIDGVGPDDLRIRQLVQRLADGTVQEVIIATDPNLEGEATATYLSRLLTTLEVRVTRLASGLPVGGDLEYADEVTLGRAFEGRRQVS comes from the coding sequence GTGTACGCGGGCATCGTCCAGGAGCTGATCGACGAGCTCGGCCGCCTTCCGGGGATCGGGCCGAAGTCGGCGCAGCGGATCGCGTTCCACATCCTGCAGACCGAGGCGTTCGATGTCACCCGCCTGGCCGAGGTGTTGCTGGAAGTGCGCGACAAGGTGCGGTTCTGCGAGATCTGCGGCAATGTCTCGGAGCAGGCCACCTGCTCTATCTGCCGCGATCCGCGTCGCGACCCGGCGCTGATCTGTGTCGTGGAGGAAGCGAAGGATGTCGTCGCCATCGAGCGCACGCGCGAGTTCCGGGGGCTCTACCATGTCCTCGGCGGCGCCATCAGCCCGATCGATGGCGTCGGTCCCGACGACCTCCGCATCCGGCAGCTCGTGCAGCGTCTCGCCGACGGGACCGTTCAGGAGGTCATCATCGCGACCGACCCCAATCTCGAGGGCGAGGCGACGGCGACCTACCTCAGCCGTCTGCTGACCACGCTGGAGGTCCGCGTCACGCGCCTCGCCTCCGGTCTGCCGGTCGGCGGCGATCTGGAGTACGCCGACGAGGTCACCCTCGGCCGCGCGTTCGAGGGCCGGCGTCAGGTCTCCTGA
- a CDS encoding aspartate kinase produces the protein MALIVQKFGGSSVSDAESIKRVAKRIVETRKAGNEVVVAVSAMGDTTDELVDLAHEVTPIPAPRELDMLLTAGERISMALLAMAIKSMGSDARSFTGSQAGMITDAVHGSARIVDVTPGRIQDALSEGAIAIVAGFQGFSRESRDITTLGRGGSDTTAVALAVALGAEVCEIYTDVDGVFTSDPRQVPLARKIDRITSEEMLELAAAGAKVLHIRAVEYARRHDVTLHVRSSFSNREGTYVLNEAAAAAAAKKDGIVEEPIIAGVATDLSEAKITVVGVPDVPGKAAQIFKIVAKANANVDMIVQNVSAAATSLTDISFTLPKSEGQRVLTALTAEKYEVGFQSLQYDDQIGKLALVGAGMRTNTGVSAKLFEALFDAGINIEMISTSEIRISVVTCADTVAEAARVVHSAFRLDGDQQAIVYAGTGR, from the coding sequence ATGGCTTTGATCGTGCAGAAATTCGGCGGCTCGTCCGTCTCCGACGCCGAATCCATCAAGCGCGTCGCCAAGCGGATCGTCGAGACCCGCAAGGCCGGAAACGAAGTCGTTGTCGCCGTCTCCGCGATGGGGGACACCACCGATGAGCTGGTCGACCTCGCACACGAGGTCACGCCGATCCCGGCCCCCCGCGAACTCGACATGCTGCTTACCGCGGGCGAGCGCATCTCGATGGCGCTCCTCGCGATGGCGATCAAGAGCATGGGCTCCGATGCCCGGTCGTTCACCGGCAGCCAGGCGGGCATGATCACCGACGCGGTGCATGGCTCCGCGCGCATCGTGGACGTGACGCCCGGCCGTATCCAGGACGCCCTCTCCGAGGGGGCCATCGCGATCGTCGCGGGCTTCCAGGGCTTCAGCCGGGAGTCCCGCGACATCACGACGCTCGGACGCGGCGGCTCCGACACCACCGCCGTCGCGCTCGCCGTCGCGCTCGGCGCCGAGGTCTGCGAGATCTACACGGATGTGGATGGCGTGTTCACCTCCGACCCCCGGCAGGTTCCGCTCGCGCGCAAGATCGACCGCATCACCAGCGAGGAGATGCTGGAGCTGGCGGCGGCAGGCGCGAAGGTCCTGCACATTCGCGCGGTGGAGTACGCCCGCCGCCACGACGTGACTCTGCACGTGCGCTCCTCGTTCTCGAACCGGGAGGGCACGTATGTCCTCAACGAAGCAGCCGCGGCGGCCGCCGCGAAGAAGGATGGAATTGTGGAAGAGCCCATCATCGCCGGAGTCGCCACCGATCTGAGCGAGGCGAAGATCACCGTTGTCGGCGTTCCCGACGTCCCTGGCAAGGCGGCGCAGATCTTCAAGATCGTCGCCAAGGCGAACGCCAACGTGGACATGATCGTGCAGAACGTCTCCGCGGCGGCCACCAGCCTGACCGACATCTCGTTCACGCTGCCGAAGTCGGAGGGGCAGCGCGTGCTGACCGCCCTGACGGCGGAGAAGTACGAAGTCGGCTTCCAGTCGCTCCAGTACGACGACCAGATCGGCAAGCTCGCCCTGGTCGGCGCCGGGATGCGCACCAACACCGGTGTCTCGGCCAAGCTCTTCGAGGCCCTCTTCGACGCCGGCATCAACATCGAGATGATCTCCACCAGCGAGATCCGCATCTCGGTCGTGACCTGCGCCGACACCGTGGCGGAGGCCGCTCGTGTCGTCCACAGCGCCTTCAGGCTCGACGGCGACCAGCAGGCCATCGTCTACGCCGGCACCGGCCGCTGA
- a CDS encoding aspartate-semialdehyde dehydrogenase, with protein MSEHAGLSIAVVGATGQVGAVIRRLLDEREFPVGSVRFFASSRSAGTTLPFRGENIAVEDVEAADVSGIDIALFSAGATGSRAHAPRFAEAGAIVIDNSSGWRLDPDVPLVVSEVNPEAIADARKGIIANPNCTTMAAMPVLKVLHDEAGLERLVVSTYQAVSGSGLAGAEELAGQIRASAADENLLQLVHDGSAVELPAPVKYVRPIAFDVIPLAGSLVADGFNETDEEKKLRNESRKILDLPGLLVSGTCVRVPVFTGHSLSINAEFANPISPEWAAELLADAPGVRLADVPTPLEAAGQDPSFVGRIRSDEGVPEGRGLALFVSSDNLRKGAALNAVQIAELVAKRLTASVGV; from the coding sequence ATGAGCGAGCACGCTGGACTCTCGATCGCCGTCGTCGGCGCCACCGGCCAGGTGGGTGCGGTGATACGCCGTCTGCTGGACGAGCGCGAGTTCCCGGTTGGGAGCGTCCGGTTCTTCGCCTCCTCCCGCTCGGCGGGCACGACTCTGCCGTTCCGCGGTGAGAACATCGCGGTCGAGGATGTCGAGGCCGCCGACGTCTCCGGCATCGACATCGCACTCTTCTCGGCCGGTGCGACCGGTTCCCGGGCGCACGCCCCGCGCTTCGCGGAGGCCGGCGCCATCGTCATCGACAACTCCAGCGGCTGGCGTCTGGACCCGGATGTCCCGCTGGTCGTCTCCGAGGTGAACCCCGAGGCCATCGCCGACGCGCGCAAGGGGATCATCGCGAACCCGAACTGCACCACGATGGCGGCCATGCCGGTGCTGAAGGTCCTCCACGACGAAGCCGGCCTCGAGCGCCTGGTCGTCTCCACCTATCAGGCGGTCTCCGGCTCCGGTCTCGCCGGTGCGGAGGAGCTGGCTGGGCAGATCCGCGCCTCAGCGGCCGACGAGAACCTGTTGCAGCTGGTCCACGACGGCTCCGCCGTCGAGCTGCCTGCGCCGGTGAAATACGTCCGCCCGATCGCGTTCGACGTCATCCCGCTCGCCGGTTCCCTCGTGGCGGATGGCTTCAACGAGACCGACGAGGAGAAGAAGCTCCGCAACGAGAGCCGGAAGATCCTCGATCTGCCGGGCCTGCTGGTCTCCGGCACCTGCGTGCGCGTCCCGGTCTTCACCGGCCACTCACTTTCAATCAACGCGGAGTTCGCGAACCCGATCAGCCCCGAGTGGGCCGCCGAGCTGCTCGCGGACGCCCCGGGCGTCCGGCTTGCCGATGTCCCCACTCCGCTCGAGGCGGCCGGTCAGGACCCGAGCTTCGTCGGCCGCATCCGCAGCGACGAAGGCGTTCCCGAGGGCCGCGGTCTGGCGCTCTTCGTCTCCAGCGACAACCTCCGCAAGGGAGCGGCGCTGAACGCGGTGCAGATCGCCGAACTCGTCGCCAAACGGCTGACCGCGTCGGTCGGCGTCTGA
- a CDS encoding malate:quinone oxidoreductase — MSNDPIDVVLIGGGIMSATLGAMIQRVQPGWSIRIYESLGEVAQESSNPWNNAGTGHAALCELNYMPEAEDGTVDPAKAISINEQFQLSRQFWASLVAAGDLPEPQTFINSTPHMTFVRGRENVRYLRRRYEELKDQPLFAGMEYSEDAETIAEWAPLLTKKRNRKQRIAATRQLAGTDVDFGALTRALVDDLVASGAELALNHRVCSLKRTKDGLWRIRARHEVGRTPREALARFVFVGAGGGALHLLQKSGISEIEGFGGFPISGQFLRTTNPAIVAQHKAKVYGKAAVGAPPMSVPHLDTRVVDGETSLLFGPYAGFSPKFLKTGTWWDLPGSIRLGNIGPMLAVARDNFDLMKYLIGELMAGREKKLAALREFMPTAKSEDWELIAAGQRVQVMKKDERKGGVLQFGTEVIAAADGSIAGLLGASPGASTAVPIMVDLLKRCFPERFEGWLPVLRELIPTVGTTLNDRPEEAEFVLKRTAAVLKLAQ, encoded by the coding sequence GTGAGCAACGATCCCATCGACGTCGTCCTGATCGGCGGCGGCATCATGAGCGCGACGCTGGGGGCCATGATCCAGCGTGTGCAGCCCGGCTGGAGCATCCGGATCTACGAGTCCCTCGGCGAGGTCGCCCAGGAGAGCTCGAATCCCTGGAACAACGCGGGAACGGGCCACGCCGCCCTCTGCGAACTGAACTACATGCCCGAAGCGGAGGACGGCACAGTCGACCCCGCGAAGGCGATCAGTATCAACGAGCAGTTCCAGCTGAGCCGGCAGTTCTGGGCCAGCCTGGTCGCCGCCGGTGACCTGCCGGAGCCGCAGACCTTCATCAACTCGACGCCGCACATGACGTTCGTGCGCGGCCGGGAAAACGTTCGATATCTCCGCCGCCGCTACGAGGAACTGAAAGACCAGCCGCTCTTCGCGGGGATGGAGTACAGCGAGGACGCTGAGACCATTGCCGAGTGGGCGCCGTTGCTGACGAAGAAGCGCAACCGCAAGCAGCGCATCGCGGCGACCCGCCAGCTGGCGGGCACCGATGTGGACTTCGGGGCGCTCACGCGCGCTCTCGTGGACGATCTGGTCGCGAGCGGCGCAGAGCTCGCACTGAACCACCGCGTGTGCTCCCTCAAACGTACCAAGGACGGTCTGTGGCGCATCCGCGCCCGGCATGAGGTTGGGCGCACTCCGCGCGAGGCGCTCGCGCGGTTCGTGTTCGTGGGCGCGGGCGGCGGCGCTCTGCACCTGCTGCAGAAGTCGGGCATCTCGGAGATCGAGGGTTTCGGCGGCTTTCCGATCTCGGGGCAGTTCCTCCGGACCACCAACCCGGCGATCGTCGCCCAGCACAAGGCGAAGGTCTACGGCAAGGCGGCCGTCGGCGCGCCGCCCATGTCGGTGCCTCACCTCGACACCCGCGTCGTGGATGGCGAGACGTCGCTGCTCTTCGGCCCGTACGCCGGGTTTAGCCCCAAATTCCTGAAGACCGGCACCTGGTGGGACCTCCCCGGTTCGATCCGCCTGGGCAACATCGGCCCGATGCTCGCCGTCGCCCGCGACAACTTCGACCTCATGAAATACCTCATTGGCGAGCTGATGGCCGGACGCGAGAAGAAGCTGGCCGCCCTGCGTGAGTTCATGCCCACAGCGAAGTCGGAGGACTGGGAGCTCATCGCCGCCGGTCAGCGCGTCCAGGTGATGAAGAAGGACGAGAGGAAGGGTGGCGTGCTGCAGTTCGGCACGGAGGTCATCGCGGCGGCGGATGGCTCGATCGCGGGTCTGCTCGGCGCCTCGCCCGGCGCATCCACCGCCGTGCCGATCATGGTCGATCTGCTGAAGCGCTGCTTCCCGGAGCGGTTCGAGGGCTGGCTGCCGGTCTTGAGAGAACTCATCCCGACCGTCGGCACCACGCTCAACGACCGGCCCGAGGAGGCTGAGTTCGTACTCAAGCGGACCGCCGCTGTGCTGAAGCTCGCGCAGTAG
- a CDS encoding Rv2578c family radical SAM protein, giving the protein MRWSGQELTAETPAALSGLARLSAFVRSVRTPEFANITFHEILAKSALNRVPGGGGPMPFGWTVNPYRVCSHACVYCFARPTHSYLDLDQGKDFDQEIIVKVNVAEVLRKELARPSWGRHPVALGTNTDPYQRAEGRYALMPGIIDALASSGTPFSILTKGSLLRRDLDRLADAATRVPVDLALSIAVYDDELQQSVEPGTPTTKARLATVAAVRDRGLDCAVFLMPILPYLTDTRGNLDRALRQARDAGATSVLYSALHLNPGVKEWYYLWLGREHTELLPQYRAMYGRGTYAPKEYRRWLATRIKPLRTLRDSEGERRAFAGAAIAGEVPGVAGLMTLGVQPTLF; this is encoded by the coding sequence ATGAGATGGAGCGGCCAAGAACTCACGGCGGAGACGCCGGCCGCGTTGTCCGGGCTCGCCCGGCTGAGCGCTTTCGTCCGATCGGTGCGCACGCCCGAGTTCGCAAACATCACCTTTCACGAGATTCTCGCCAAATCGGCGCTCAACAGGGTCCCGGGCGGAGGCGGCCCGATGCCCTTCGGCTGGACGGTCAACCCGTACCGGGTCTGTTCGCACGCCTGCGTCTACTGTTTCGCCCGGCCGACGCATTCTTACCTCGACCTCGACCAGGGAAAGGATTTCGACCAGGAGATCATCGTCAAGGTCAACGTCGCCGAGGTCCTCCGGAAGGAACTCGCACGACCGAGCTGGGGGCGGCACCCGGTCGCACTCGGAACGAACACCGATCCGTATCAGCGGGCGGAGGGGCGCTATGCCCTGATGCCGGGCATCATCGACGCGCTCGCCAGCTCCGGCACTCCGTTCAGCATCCTCACGAAAGGATCGTTGCTCCGCCGCGACCTCGACCGGCTCGCCGACGCGGCGACGCGGGTGCCGGTGGACCTCGCGCTGTCGATCGCGGTGTACGACGACGAACTGCAGCAATCGGTCGAGCCGGGGACCCCGACGACCAAGGCTCGCCTCGCGACGGTCGCGGCCGTGCGCGATCGCGGCCTCGACTGCGCGGTGTTCCTGATGCCGATCCTCCCCTACCTCACCGATACCCGTGGAAACCTCGACCGCGCACTCCGGCAGGCCAGAGACGCGGGTGCGACGAGCGTGCTCTACTCAGCCCTCCACCTGAATCCGGGCGTGAAAGAGTGGTATTATCTCTGGCTCGGGCGCGAGCATACCGAACTGCTGCCGCAATACCGGGCGATGTATGGGCGCGGCACGTATGCGCCGAAGGAGTACCGGCGCTGGCTGGCCACCCGGATCAAGCCGCTCCGGACGCTGCGCGACAGCGAGGGGGAGCGGCGCGCGTTCGCCGGGGCGGCGATAGCGGGCGAAGTGCCCGGCGTCGCGGGGCTCATGACGCTCGGCGTGCAGCCGACGCTGTTCTGA
- a CDS encoding response regulator transcription factor yields the protein MSTVPAPPPLAAPVSPMVRLAILDDHEILLDSLSTWIEKNAPEFDLVLRAGSWLELVHSHAFPTDLVIMDLQLRESIFIGACARTCRAAGGQSDRPDRGRHPGGSRGGARRGRDRLCLEISADERPPCRRAVGWEAPGGGSSGAAPVAWRPAPPAPGAVRPRLSDGERQALLLYADGRTTSEVAQAMSVQYETAKTYLRRVREKYGKAGRPTSSRADLIRRAAEDGYLT from the coding sequence ATGAGCACCGTCCCCGCACCCCCGCCGCTAGCCGCCCCCGTCTCGCCAATGGTCCGGCTCGCCATCCTCGACGATCACGAGATCCTGCTCGACAGCCTCTCCACCTGGATCGAGAAGAACGCTCCCGAGTTCGACCTTGTGCTCCGTGCCGGGAGCTGGTTGGAACTGGTCCATAGCCACGCGTTCCCCACCGACCTCGTGATCATGGACCTGCAATTGCGCGAGTCCATCTTCATCGGCGCTTGTGCGCGCACCTGCCGGGCCGCTGGGGGCCAAAGTGATCGTCCTGACCGCGGTCGACACCCAGGAGGATCGCGCGGCGGTGCTCGCCGCGGGCGCGATCGCCTATGTCTTGAAATCTCAGCCGATGAGCGGCCTCCTTGCCGCCGCGCGGTCGGCTGGGAGGCCCCGGGCGGCGGCTCGTCTGGGGCTGCGCCGGTGGCCTGGCGCCCGGCCCCGCCCGCGCCCGGAGCCGTGCGGCCCCGGCTGAGCGACGGGGAGCGGCAGGCGCTGCTTCTCTACGCCGACGGTCGCACGACCTCCGAGGTCGCTCAGGCGATGAGCGTGCAGTACGAGACCGCCAAAACGTATCTGCGCCGTGTGCGAGAGAAGTACGGGAAGGCCGGCCGGCCGACAAGTTCGCGCGCTGACCTCATCCGCCGCGCGGCGGAAGACGGCTACCTGACCTGA
- a CDS encoding thymidine kinase, translating to MAKLYFRYGAMNSGKSTAMLQAACNYEERGHRVLLAKPSIDTKGDMGILSRLGVTRQVDYLIAPGTDSYGAFQQHRDRIRERFDRDISAVLVDEAQFLTEAQVDDLLRIALLDDVPVLAYGIRTDFQTVAFPGSRRFLEVAHSLEELKTICRCGRKAIFNARKIDSVFVFDGGPGRHRRRFGGLRIALRVLLSAREPWCA from the coding sequence GTGGCAAAACTGTATTTCCGCTATGGCGCGATGAACAGCGGCAAGAGCACGGCCATGCTCCAGGCAGCGTGCAACTACGAGGAGCGCGGACACCGCGTGCTTCTGGCAAAGCCATCGATCGACACCAAAGGCGATATGGGCATTCTGTCGCGCCTGGGCGTGACCCGCCAGGTGGACTACCTGATCGCGCCGGGGACGGACTCGTACGGCGCTTTCCAGCAGCACCGCGACCGCATCCGCGAACGGTTCGATCGCGATATCAGCGCCGTGCTCGTCGACGAGGCGCAGTTCCTCACCGAGGCGCAGGTCGACGATCTGCTCAGGATCGCGCTTCTGGACGATGTCCCGGTTCTCGCCTACGGCATCCGCACCGATTTCCAGACCGTCGCTTTCCCGGGCAGCCGGCGCTTTCTCGAGGTCGCGCACAGCCTCGAGGAGCTGAAAACGATCTGTCGCTGCGGGCGCAAGGCGATCTTCAATGCGCGCAAAATCGACAGCGTCTTCGTCTTCGACGGCGGCCCAGGTCGCCATCGACGGCGCTTCGGTGGGCTACGAATCGCTCTGCGGGTCCTGTTATCTGCACGAGAGCCGTGGTGTGCTTAA
- a CDS encoding UDP-glucose dehydrogenase family protein — translation MRISVIGCGYLGAVHAAAMADLGHTVIGVDVDEAKVTALSEARAPFFEPGLPEVLASATASGRLRFTTDFSAVAEAEVHFVGVGTPQSAEGDAADMRFVDAAFASLLECVKPGDLIVGRSTVPVGTAARLAELVAQRAPEVTLAWNPEFLREGFAVKDTISPDRLVYGVPPGEAGERTARILDAIYARAVGAGTPVIVTDYATAELVKVSANAFLATKISFINAMAEIAEAAGADVTRLADAIGHDARIGRRFLNAGVGFGGGCLPKDIRAFSARARELGQGDAVRFLDEVDKINLRRRARVVDLVAEVAGGVEGVRVGMLGLAFKPHSDDIRDSPALDVATRLAARGAIVIATDPEAVPNASLRAPQLTFAANAHEAVAGADVVVLITEWPEFTGLDPAELGELVAHRRVIDGRNALDPVAWRAAGWEYRGLGR, via the coding sequence ATGAGAATCTCCGTGATCGGCTGCGGCTATCTGGGAGCTGTCCACGCCGCTGCGATGGCTGACCTGGGCCACACCGTCATCGGCGTTGACGTCGATGAGGCCAAAGTGACGGCCTTGTCCGAGGCGCGCGCGCCGTTCTTCGAGCCGGGACTGCCCGAGGTGCTCGCCTCCGCGACCGCCAGTGGACGCCTCCGGTTCACGACGGACTTCTCGGCCGTCGCCGAGGCCGAGGTGCATTTCGTCGGCGTGGGCACCCCGCAGTCGGCCGAGGGAGACGCGGCCGATATGCGTTTCGTAGACGCCGCGTTCGCCTCGTTGCTGGAGTGCGTCAAACCGGGCGATCTGATCGTCGGCAGGAGCACTGTCCCGGTGGGCACGGCCGCCCGGCTGGCCGAGCTGGTCGCGCAGCGCGCGCCGGAGGTCACGCTCGCCTGGAACCCCGAGTTCCTCCGCGAAGGGTTCGCTGTCAAGGACACCATCAGCCCGGACCGTCTCGTGTACGGTGTCCCGCCGGGCGAAGCCGGGGAGCGCACCGCGCGCATCCTGGACGCGATCTACGCCCGTGCGGTCGGCGCTGGAACACCGGTCATCGTGACCGACTACGCCACCGCCGAGCTCGTGAAAGTCTCGGCCAACGCCTTTCTCGCGACCAAGATCTCCTTCATCAACGCTATGGCCGAGATCGCCGAGGCGGCCGGAGCGGATGTGACCCGGCTGGCCGACGCGATCGGACACGACGCACGCATCGGCCGGCGCTTCCTCAACGCCGGCGTCGGCTTCGGCGGTGGCTGCCTGCCGAAGGACATCCGGGCCTTCAGCGCCCGTGCCCGGGAGCTCGGACAGGGCGACGCCGTGCGCTTCCTCGACGAGGTGGACAAGATCAATCTGCGCCGCCGCGCCCGTGTGGTCGATCTCGTCGCGGAGGTCGCCGGGGGAGTGGAGGGCGTTCGCGTCGGTATGCTGGGGCTCGCTTTCAAGCCGCACTCGGACGACATCCGCGACTCGCCCGCGCTGGACGTGGCGACCCGGCTCGCCGCCCGGGGAGCGATTGTGATCGCGACGGACCCCGAGGCCGTTCCGAATGCGAGCCTCCGGGCTCCGCAGTTGACCTTCGCTGCGAACGCGCACGAGGCGGTTGCCGGGGCCGATGTCGTTGTCCTCATCACGGAGTGGCCGGAGTTCACCGGGCTCGACCCCGCCGAACTCGGTGAGCTGGTCGCACACCGGCGCGTGATCGACGGCAGGAACGCCCTCGATCCCGTCGCGTGGCGCGCTGCCGGATGGGAGTACCGCGGGCTCGGGCGCTAG